The Clostridium aceticum genomic interval CTGCCTGCCACCCCATACGAGCTAGCCCTTTGGAAAACAGCCACCGTACAATTCAATTATCACATATCAGTAGAAAAAATGCACTACTCCGTTCCCTATGAATATATCAAGCATAAAGTAGATGTCCGTATGACTAGAACTGTAATAGAAGTCTTTTTTAATAACCATCGCATTGCCTCCCATATAAGGAAGCATGGTAGAGTAGGACAATATAGTACCATAGTAGAACACATGCCTGAAGACCATAAAAGCTATACTACTTGGAACGCCGAAAGGTTCATTTCTTGGGCTACTGGTATCGGTCCTAATACAGCTATAGCCATTAAATCCATATTATCAGCCCATAAAATACAACAACAGGGCTATAAATCCTGCATGGGGCTTTTAAAGCTAGTAGATAAATATTCAGTCCTTCGCTTGGAAGAAGCCTGCAAGAAAGCCCTTTCCTATACACCCCAGCCTAGCTATAAAAGCATTCAAACCATACTGAAAACTGGTCAAGATAAACTTTTCAAAGAAGCAGATCCTGCACCAACTACTAAAGAAAACACTGCGAACTTTGGATTTACCAGAGGTGCAGGTTACTATGGAGGTAATGAATAATGGTGAATGAAACAACAATATCTAAACTACATGAAATGCGTTTAACGGCTATGGCTGACTCCTTCAGGGAACAACTACAAAGTAGTTCTTTCCAAGAACTAAACTTTGAAGAACGTTTTGGTCTTATGGTGGACATAGAGTGGTCAAGAAGAAAAAGCAATAAATTAATAAAACTTATCAAAAAGGCAGATTTTAGGTACAGCAACGCTTGTGTTGAAGATATCGAGTATCACAGTGACAGAAAGCTTGATAAGGGCCAAATCGCTCGTTTGGCTACCTGTAATTACATACAAGAAAAACATAACATCATTATCCTGGGTGCATCGGGTAATGGAAAATCCTACATTGGTTGTGCTTTAGGGGTAGCTGCCTGTCGTAACTACTACACTGTTAAATATGTTCGTCTCCCAGATTTACTTGATGAATTAACTATTGCTAGGGGAGAAGGGATATTTAAAAAGGTCATGAAACAGTATAAAAGCGTAAGTCTTCTAATCCTTGATGAATGGCTATTAGTACCTCTAAAAGGAGTAGAAGCCCGTGATCTATTAGAAATCATTGAAGCAAGGCATCAAAACGGCTCAACTATCTTTTGTTCACAATTTGCTCCTGGTGGTTGGCATGAAAAGATAGGAGAAGATACTCTTGCAGATGCTATCCTAGATAGGATCGTCCATGATTCCTATACCATCCACATTGATGGAAAGGTCTCTATGAGAGAACGCAATGGATTACAGCAGGACAAATAGTAAATAAACCTAGGGGAGCCATCATTATCAAAAGATGGTGGCTCTCTCATGAACATAGTGGCTCTATTTGATGCACAGGGTGGCTCTAAAAAAGTACACTGATGGCTCTAATTCATCATAATATTCAATCATTTTAAAGCATAATAATCCTATAGTAATTTTCGAGGGAAATGAACCTCCATCTATATTGTATAGTTATGAACCTATACTAGAAACTATTTTAAATGAAAATCCTAAATTTCAAATGACAAGCAGACAAATTGGAGATAAACAACCTATACTATACGGGATTATGTCGATGGTTATTGTGATGTTAGCTATTTTCTTTGGTGGAACTGTATCTGGATTTAACATTGTAGCGGAGAAAGATACAAAGACCATTCGCTCTATGTCAGTATCACCATTGAAAATGAGTGGATTTGTTGCAGCAAGAGGGGTTGTTGCTATTTTAATAAGCATAATAATTGGATTACTAAGCTCCTTAATTTTGGCAGGAGTAACAGTAAACTACTATAAAATCCTTCTAATGCTTTTGGCATCTAGCTCTATGACAGTAATCATTGCACTGCTAATTGGTCGGATTGCTAACAATCAAATTAGTTCCATTGCAACTATTAAAGTTATTATGCCTGTTTTCATTGCACTTCCTTTAGTCTCTTTATTTATTCCAAAATCATGGCAATTGCTTCTTTATCCCCTGCCTAATTATTGGGCTTTTATGTCTCTATATCATATTTTTCTAGGAGAAGGATCTTCAACATGGTTTTTTGCATCCATTTCCGCCTTATTCTTAACAGGAACCATATATTTACTTGTATTATCTAAAACATTTAAAAATCATTTTAGCTTGCGATAGAAAGATATTTAAAACAGGGTATGATTTCTTAAATCAATAAGAAATCATACCTCTATTTTATTTATGCTGAATCTATCATACTCTGTGTATAAAACTTTCAGGGCTTTATATATATAATTCTAATCTTTATTTCGATCGGTCCTTGTTGTTAATCGCTGCCTGGGCGGTGGCTATCATAATAGACTAATCACCACTTTTCACTATTATGGAACACTTTTATTATCGTAAACACATATCCCAAAGAATCAAAATTCAAATACCAATTCCATATGATGCAGAAAAAGTTTCTACATTTATCAGTGCTATCAATCTCTAATCATAATCTTTTTCATCAAATATTAGGGCCTGATTTTTATGAACTAAGTTTCCTTTGATATTTAAAAAATGATACTTATCTTCTTTCCAA includes:
- the istB gene encoding IS21-like element helper ATPase IstB, which produces MVNETTISKLHEMRLTAMADSFREQLQSSSFQELNFEERFGLMVDIEWSRRKSNKLIKLIKKADFRYSNACVEDIEYHSDRKLDKGQIARLATCNYIQEKHNIIILGASGNGKSYIGCALGVAACRNYYTVKYVRLPDLLDELTIARGEGIFKKVMKQYKSVSLLILDEWLLVPLKGVEARDLLEIIEARHQNGSTIFCSQFAPGGWHEKIGEDTLADAILDRIVHDSYTIHIDGKVSMRERNGLQQDK
- a CDS encoding ABC transporter permease, which produces MYSYEPILETILNENPKFQMTSRQIGDKQPILYGIMSMVIVMLAIFFGGTVSGFNIVAEKDTKTIRSMSVSPLKMSGFVAARGVVAILISIIIGLLSSLILAGVTVNYYKILLMLLASSSMTVIIALLIGRIANNQISSIATIKVIMPVFIALPLVSLFIPKSWQLLLYPLPNYWAFMSLYHIFLGEGSSTWFFASISALFLTGTIYLLVLSKTFKNHFSLR